A part of Deltaproteobacteria bacterium genomic DNA contains:
- a CDS encoding glyoxalase, whose translation MSDTPVAFDQINLIVENMDATIAFYSRLGLCVPPASVWPPGSGARHTEVAMPNGVRLEFDNHEMVRIWHPDWIPRDGVTRAVLGFSLPSREAVDARYAELTSAGYFGRQPPHDAFWGARYAIVQDPDGNHVGLMSPKDPQRQFTPVP comes from the coding sequence ATGAGTGATACCCCCGTCGCGTTTGATCAGATCAATCTCATCGTGGAGAACATGGACGCCACGATCGCCTTTTATTCAAGGCTGGGTCTCTGTGTTCCGCCGGCGTCTGTCTGGCCTCCCGGCAGTGGAGCGCGCCATACAGAAGTGGCCATGCCAAACGGCGTACGGTTGGAGTTCGATAATCACGAAATGGTGCGAATTTGGCACCCAGACTGGATTCCGCGCGACGGCGTGACTCGAGCTGTGCTGGGATTTTCGTTGCCGTCTCGCGAAGCGGTTGATGCGCGTTACGCCGAGCTGACGTCGGCGGGTTATTTTGGTCGGCAACCGCCTCACGATGCCTTCTGGGGAGCTCGTTACGCCATCGTGCAAGATCCGGACGGCAATCACGTGGGACTC